The DNA region GGTGACGAGGCCCGTGCTGCGGGCGATCCAGGCGCCAACGACCAGGCAGGCGGCCTGTTGGGCCACGAACGCGGCCGAGGGCCGGAAAGCATCGTTCGTGCCGCCGCCAAGCTCCGTGGAGTTGATTAGCCCGCACACCGGTCGGCCGAGGAACTGTTTTACGAGTTCGCGCTGTTGGTCGTCCAGGCCTTCCAGGTCCTGTTCGGTCAGCGGTTGCTGGCCGCGGGCGATCCGCGCGAGCGGGAGTCCGGTCAGTTCGTGGAGTCGCTGTTCCGCGCTCTTCCCGGTGTGGTTGGCCTTGTAGTAGCAGAACAGGCAGGGGCCGGTGGGCAGCGCCTCGTGCAGGGCGACGGTGGTGCCGACCGGGCCGCCGGTGCTGCCGTCCAGGGTGAGGTCGGCGTGCAGGCGCTGCAGGTCGTGCCGGGCGCCGACGCTGTCCAGTCCGCCGAGGACGGTCCGGGGCCACGGCAGGTTACCGGTGTCGACGGCTTCGATGGCGTCCTGGATCGTGCCGTGGAACGGGGTGACCTCGATCCGCCGCAGGCGCGCGGCGATCAGCTGCACCTTCGGCAGGAGCGCGGCCGCCTCGGCCAGGGTGCCGATGCTGTAGGAGGTGACGTTCGGCTTTTCGAAGACCTCCTTATCCACCACCGTCAGCTCGCCCGAGACCCGCAGCAGGTCCAGGATCAGGGCGATGCCGGTGCCGATCGCGCCGCTACCGCCCAGCAGCGTCCGCTCCAGCACGGGCGGCGGGGCGGTGGCGGTCCCGGGTTGCTCGCCGGGCAGGACGGGGCAGAAGTCCACCACCGGGGTGGCTTCGAACTTCCCCTCCGGCAGTCCGGCGACGACCTTGAACGCCTCGCCGGCCAGCATCGCTGCGGTGAGGACCGCGCCCAGCCCGGTGCCGGGTGCGTTGAGCTGGGGGAAAGGATGGCCGGCGTGCCGCAGCCGTGTCCC from Actinacidiphila sp. DG2A-62 includes:
- a CDS encoding ThiF family adenylyltransferase, with the protein product MRLGGLAAGVDELTLLERMEASLVHLTADGRMPVVAETLKVLVADLRRWPIRLSLDPGHGPGRLDDALVRQLVETAAGTDPDRPLHIGAPPGETPLRLHVGTEPPPDVAVASVPDGHGTRLRHAGHPFPQLNAPGTGLGAVLTAAMLAGEAFKVVAGLPEGKFEATPVVDFCPVLPGEQPGTATAPPPVLERTLLGGSGAIGTGIALILDLLRVSGELTVVDKEVFEKPNVTSYSIGTLAEAAALLPKVQLIAARLRRIEVTPFHGTIQDAIEAVDTGNLPWPRTVLGGLDSVGARHDLQRLHADLTLDGSTGGPVGTTVALHEALPTGPCLFCYYKANHTGKSAEQRLHELTGLPLARIARGQQPLTEQDLEGLDDQQRELVKQFLGRPVCGLINSTELGGGTNDAFRPSAAFVAQQAACLVVGAWIARSTGLVTGPVRRVEYDTRFGPRPSQMTDHWAPTPECACQKDANLISHIRETRRTRG